The following proteins are encoded in a genomic region of Nitratireductor sp. GISD-1A_MAKvit:
- a CDS encoding methylenetetrahydrofolate reductase, translated as MTTRPPQIDENPKGVELPLDPLPGHSSRGRLERVLRRGEFAVTAELNPPDSANAQDVYERAAVFDGWVDGINAVDASGANCHMSSMGICALLTRMGYATIMQIACRDRNRIAIQGDVLGAAAMGVGNIMCLTGDGVQAGDQPGAKPVFDLDCMSLLETVRTMRDEERFLSGRKLATPPAVFLGAAINPFAPPYDFRPLRLAKKISAGAQFVQSQYCFDVPMLKQYMSRVRDLGLDKKCFILVGVGPLASAKTARWIRSNVPGIHIPDPVIERLEGARNQKEEGKRLCIDIINEVKEIAGISGVHVMAYRQEEFVAEIVHDSGVLKGRRPWKREPGLDDALIAERLEHILHDASTETPVDMVKDASEAS; from the coding sequence ATGACGACACGCCCGCCGCAGATCGACGAAAATCCCAAGGGGGTCGAGCTACCGTTGGATCCCCTGCCCGGCCATTCCTCGCGTGGTCGGCTGGAACGTGTTCTGCGGCGCGGTGAATTTGCGGTGACGGCGGAACTTAACCCGCCCGACAGCGCCAACGCCCAGGATGTCTATGAGCGTGCGGCCGTTTTCGACGGCTGGGTCGACGGCATCAATGCCGTCGATGCATCCGGCGCGAACTGCCACATGTCCTCCATGGGCATTTGCGCGCTGCTGACGCGCATGGGGTACGCGACAATCATGCAGATTGCCTGCCGTGACCGAAACCGCATCGCCATTCAGGGCGATGTTCTGGGAGCGGCTGCGATGGGCGTGGGCAACATCATGTGCCTGACAGGCGACGGCGTGCAGGCCGGTGATCAGCCGGGAGCAAAGCCTGTCTTTGATCTCGACTGCATGTCCCTTCTGGAAACCGTGCGCACCATGCGTGACGAGGAAAGATTTCTTTCCGGGCGAAAACTTGCCACCCCGCCAGCCGTTTTCCTTGGTGCCGCAATCAACCCCTTCGCCCCGCCATACGACTTCCGTCCGCTGCGGCTTGCCAAAAAAATCTCGGCCGGAGCACAATTCGTGCAGAGCCAGTATTGCTTCGATGTACCGATGCTGAAGCAATATATGAGCCGGGTGCGTGACCTGGGGCTCGATAAGAAATGCTTCATTCTGGTCGGCGTCGGTCCACTGGCTTCAGCAAAAACTGCCCGCTGGATCCGCTCCAACGTGCCCGGAATCCACATTCCCGATCCGGTGATCGAACGGCTGGAGGGCGCGCGAAACCAGAAAGAGGAAGGCAAGCGCCTGTGCATCGACATCATCAATGAGGTGAAGGAGATCGCAGGCATTTCGGGGGTTCACGTGATGGCCTACCGACAGGAAGAGTTCGTGGCCGAGATCGTGCACGATTCCGGCGTTTTGAAGGGTCGCAGGCCATGGAAGCGTGAACCCGGCCTCGACGATGCGCTG
- a CDS encoding virulence factor, with amino-acid sequence MAQLIVVYWRDIPAQVIVREGRQSAKRELPLRFTEAIDMCAMRVGARDTDAYLADWRRGKPVPVGNDLEAEASRAVEAIESEYDKERLIALVKAGGQDDS; translated from the coding sequence ATGGCACAGCTCATCGTTGTTTACTGGCGCGACATCCCCGCTCAGGTGATTGTCCGGGAAGGGCGTCAAAGTGCCAAACGAGAACTGCCCCTGCGCTTCACCGAAGCGATCGACATGTGTGCCATGCGCGTGGGCGCACGGGACACGGATGCCTATCTCGCCGATTGGCGACGCGGAAAGCCCGTGCCTGTCGGCAATGACCTTGAGGCCGAAGCCAGCCGGGCAGTGGAAGCGATCGAAAGCGAATATGACAAAGAACGCCTGATTGCGCTGGTGAAGGCGGGTGGCCAGGATGACAGCTAG
- a CDS encoding exopolysaccharide biosynthesis protein → MLNAPPAHLPPRRLSRIFRDLARNAEDRVTIGEIRQALGDRSFATLLVFFASLNLLPFPPGSTLVLGPPLVLVALQMVMGNHTVWLPRFLLNKAIGADKFRHMSQKLIPRLIWLERLIKPRYWPFARDHADRIIGLAAFVLSIAVTLPIPLGNWFPAFSCVLIGLALSERDGLLLGIALTCGVLSLLVIAGVVVGASMMAGAVIH, encoded by the coding sequence GTGTTGAACGCACCGCCGGCTCACCTGCCGCCGCGCCGCCTGTCGCGCATTTTCCGCGACCTGGCCAGAAACGCGGAAGACAGGGTCACGATAGGCGAAATTCGCCAGGCGCTCGGTGACCGCAGCTTCGCGACCCTTCTGGTGTTTTTCGCCAGCCTGAACCTTCTGCCCTTCCCGCCCGGCAGCACACTCGTGCTCGGACCGCCCCTCGTGCTGGTCGCCTTGCAGATGGTCATGGGCAATCACACGGTATGGCTGCCCAGATTTCTGCTGAACAAGGCCATCGGCGCCGACAAGTTCCGTCACATGAGCCAAAAGCTCATTCCGCGCCTGATCTGGCTGGAACGACTGATCAAGCCCCGCTACTGGCCATTCGCGCGCGATCATGCCGACAGGATAATTGGTCTGGCAGCATTTGTTCTTTCCATTGCCGTCACCCTGCCCATACCACTTGGAAACTGGTTTCCCGCGTTTTCTTGCGTGCTGATTGGCCTGGCGCTTTCCGAGCGCGACGGTCTGCTGCTCGGCATCGCGCTCACCTGTGGGGTTCTTTCGCTTCTGGTCATTGCCGGTGTCGTCGTTGGTGCCAGCATGATGGCCGGTGCAGTCATACACTGA
- a CDS encoding DUF4893 domain-containing protein, protein MRPFFSSAFARLLAFLLLALPAGAEPIVQEKLDMERSGFEKDTVLRDITFRDAARLDAYQRMRAEAFKQAREKGSPPDVSQLNAIDRRQKLSFEDFDLAGNWQCRTIKIGGLAPLVVYDWFRCRVSDDGAGWMLEKLTGSQKTRGRFFTDGASRLIYLGSFFVNGEEPPAYGAGRESDQVAYVFRDREDGWRMEFPAPERESLLDILEFRRGR, encoded by the coding sequence ATGCGCCCATTTTTCTCATCCGCATTCGCGCGGCTTCTGGCCTTCCTCCTGCTCGCTCTCCCGGCAGGCGCAGAGCCGATTGTCCAAGAGAAACTCGATATGGAGCGATCCGGGTTCGAGAAAGACACGGTGCTACGCGACATCACCTTTCGGGACGCCGCGCGTCTTGATGCCTATCAGCGCATGCGGGCCGAAGCTTTCAAACAGGCACGGGAAAAAGGATCCCCACCCGATGTCTCCCAACTCAATGCGATTGATCGAAGACAGAAACTTTCTTTTGAAGATTTCGACCTTGCAGGCAACTGGCAATGCCGCACCATCAAGATTGGCGGCCTTGCACCACTTGTTGTCTATGACTGGTTCCGGTGCAGGGTCAGCGACGACGGAGCGGGCTGGATGCTTGAAAAGCTCACCGGGTCGCAGAAAACCAGGGGGCGGTTTTTCACCGATGGTGCGTCCCGGCTCATTTATCTCGGAAGCTTTTTTGTAAACGGAGAAGAGCCACCAGCCTATGGAGCCGGGCGGGAAAGCGATCAGGTTGCCTATGTGTTTCGTGATCGGGAAGATGGCTGGCGCATGGAATTTCCCGCACCGGAACGGGAATCCCTGCTCGACATTCTGGAATTTCGGCGCGGCCGCTAG
- a CDS encoding DUF1638 domain-containing protein: protein MKERAKHEKVLVIACGMIAREILALREMNGLDHLELTCLPAEFHYRPDRIAPALDGAITKARSEGYRNIFVGYANCGTGGALDRICQKHAVARIDGPHCFAFYQGLAAFEKTAEDDMLSFYMTDFLCRQFDAFFMKPLGLDRHPELIQDFFGNYEKLVYLAQTDDPRLETVAQEAAKLLGLVYEKRQTGYGDLRKALLAAAQDT, encoded by the coding sequence ATGAAAGAACGCGCGAAACACGAAAAAGTTCTCGTTATAGCCTGCGGAATGATAGCGCGGGAAATTCTGGCACTGCGGGAGATGAACGGATTGGATCATCTGGAGCTCACCTGTCTGCCGGCCGAGTTTCATTATCGCCCCGACCGCATCGCTCCCGCCCTGGATGGCGCGATCACAAAAGCGAGGTCGGAAGGCTATCGCAACATCTTCGTTGGGTATGCGAATTGCGGCACAGGCGGAGCGCTCGACCGGATCTGCCAGAAACACGCTGTGGCGCGCATCGACGGACCGCACTGCTTCGCCTTCTATCAGGGGCTCGCCGCATTTGAAAAAACGGCGGAAGACGACATGCTTTCATTCTACATGACCGATTTCCTGTGCCGACAATTCGACGCCTTCTTCATGAAGCCGCTCGGTCTCGATCGGCATCCCGAGCTGATCCAGGACTTCTTCGGCAATTATGAGAAACTCGTCTATCTCGCACAGACCGATGACCCTCGCCTCGAAACCGTGGCGCAGGAAGCAGCAAAACTTCTCGGCCTGGTCTACGAGAAAAGACAGACCGGTTATGGCGATCTGAGAAAGGCTCTCCTTGCGGCGGCACAGGACACCTGA
- a CDS encoding entericidin: MSRSAICRLAVSIIVAGSLAGCANTIRGVGKDAANAVDATQSAGRDISRSTY; this comes from the coding sequence ATGTCACGTTCCGCAATCTGCCGACTGGCAGTGTCGATCATTGTCGCCGGATCCCTGGCCGGTTGTGCAAACACGATACGCGGTGTCGGCAAGGATGCAGCGAATGCCGTAGATGCCACACAAAGTGCCGGTCGCGATATCTCGCGCTCGACTTACTAG
- a CDS encoding corrinoid protein, translated as MSDDEIILSELSDDELVQQMHDDLYDGLKEEIEEATHILLDRGWKPYSVLTEALVEGMRIVGEDFRDGILFVPEVLLSANAMKAGMAILRPLLAETGAPKQGKMVIGTVKGDIHDIGKNLVGMMMEGAGFDVIDIGINNPVENYLAAIEEHQPDIVGMSALLTTTMPYMKVVIDTMKEKGIRDNYIVLVGGAPLNEEFGLAVGADAYCRDAAITVETAKELIRRKHNVNASA; from the coding sequence ATGTCCGACGATGAAATCATCCTCTCCGAACTGTCCGACGATGAACTCGTTCAACAGATGCATGACGACCTTTACGACGGACTGAAAGAAGAGATTGAGGAAGCAACGCACATACTGCTCGATCGGGGATGGAAACCCTACAGCGTCCTCACCGAGGCCCTGGTGGAAGGCATGAGGATCGTCGGCGAGGACTTTCGCGACGGAATCCTGTTCGTGCCCGAGGTGCTGCTGTCGGCGAATGCAATGAAAGCCGGGATGGCAATCCTGAGGCCGCTTCTGGCCGAGACCGGGGCACCGAAACAGGGCAAGATGGTGATCGGCACCGTAAAAGGTGACATTCACGACATCGGCAAGAACCTCGTTGGCATGATGATGGAAGGCGCCGGATTTGACGTGATCGACATCGGCATCAACAATCCCGTTGAAAACTATCTGGCCGCTATCGAGGAGCACCAGCCAGATATAGTGGGAATGTCGGCCCTTTTAACGACCACCATGCCCTACATGAAAGTCGTCATCGACACGATGAAAGAAAAGGGTATTCGCGACAACTACATAGTGCTCGTCGGCGGTGCGCCTCTCAACGAGGAATTCGGCCTGGCGGTTGGCGCGGACGCCTACTGCCGCGATGCGGCGATAACCGTGGAAACAGCCAAGGAACTGATCAGGCGCAAGCACAACGTAAATGCCAGCGCCTGA
- a CDS encoding META domain-containing protein — protein MYPGRPASYVFLALAKSPFFATMATGQPVLDQIRNVEWVVEDIDGGGIIDASRVTLTFSDDGRLTGHASCNRYFANWTAENGRLSIGQAMSSKMACAEALMFQEHRFLSILPQIEHYTLTSQGALVLETKDGRSLKAFPSG, from the coding sequence ATGTACCCCGGTCGTCCCGCCTCGTACGTCTTTCTCGCTCTGGCCAAAAGCCCTTTCTTCGCAACCATGGCGACAGGGCAGCCCGTTCTTGATCAGATCAGAAACGTTGAATGGGTGGTTGAAGACATCGATGGCGGCGGTATCATCGATGCGTCCCGCGTCACTCTCACATTCTCCGACGATGGTCGGCTGACTGGCCATGCTTCCTGCAATCGCTATTTTGCGAACTGGACCGCCGAAAACGGACGACTATCCATCGGTCAGGCTATGTCCAGCAAAATGGCATGTGCGGAAGCTTTGATGTTCCAGGAACACAGGTTCCTGTCCATCTTGCCACAGATCGAACATTACACGCTCACCTCTCAGGGCGCACTGGTGCTGGAAACAAAGGACGGTCGCTCGCTCAAGGCCTTCCCTTCGGGCTGA
- a CDS encoding aldo/keto reductase → MEKRRLGRSDLLVSQICLGTMTFGEQNTEAEGHEQMDFAAERGVNFLDMAELYPIPPKPDTQGRTEEYVGTWMKARKNRDRIIVASKVVGRTANEWFRGDRPSKLVRADIMDAIDKSLSRLQTDYIDLYQIHWPDRKIPFGSNPTRVTVPAEPLADETPIAETLAVFDDLVKAGKIRHFGLSNESSWGVMRYIAEADRGVGPRVVSLQNAYNLLNRTFEVNLAETCQREEVGLLAYSPLGQGYLTGKYDNGAMPEGSRKVLFDRLQRYEKPGGPEAAMAYNAMARRFGLTPAKFAQAFVNSRPFMTSNIIGATSMAQLEEALDALEVTWTDEMQEAVDDLHQKIGNPSF, encoded by the coding sequence ATGGAAAAGCGCCGTCTTGGACGCAGCGATCTTCTTGTTTCGCAGATCTGCCTTGGCACGATGACATTCGGCGAACAGAACACTGAAGCGGAAGGCCATGAACAGATGGATTTCGCGGCAGAGCGCGGCGTGAACTTTCTGGATATGGCCGAACTCTATCCGATCCCTCCAAAGCCCGACACGCAGGGGCGCACTGAGGAATATGTCGGGACCTGGATGAAGGCGCGCAAGAACCGGGACCGGATCATCGTTGCGTCAAAGGTGGTGGGGCGTACGGCGAATGAATGGTTTCGCGGTGACCGGCCCTCCAAACTCGTGCGTGCCGACATCATGGATGCGATCGACAAGTCCCTCAGCCGCTTGCAGACCGACTATATCGATCTCTATCAGATCCACTGGCCCGACCGGAAAATACCCTTTGGCTCGAACCCCACACGGGTGACAGTGCCCGCTGAGCCCCTGGCAGACGAGACGCCAATTGCAGAGACGCTGGCCGTGTTTGACGATCTGGTCAAGGCTGGAAAGATCCGTCATTTCGGCCTTTCCAACGAAAGCTCCTGGGGGGTAATGCGTTACATTGCGGAGGCTGACCGGGGCGTTGGCCCGCGCGTGGTCTCGTTGCAGAATGCTTACAATCTTCTCAATCGGACATTCGAGGTGAACCTGGCTGAAACCTGCCAGAGAGAAGAGGTGGGCCTGTTGGCCTATTCGCCGCTGGGGCAGGGGTACCTCACGGGCAAATATGACAATGGTGCAATGCCCGAAGGTTCGAGGAAGGTGTTGTTCGATCGCCTTCAGCGCTATGAGAAACCCGGCGGTCCGGAGGCTGCCATGGCCTATAATGCCATGGCGCGCCGTTTCGGACTAACACCTGCCAAGTTTGCTCAGGCCTTTGTCAATTCGCGTCCATTCATGACATCGAACATCATTGGTGCGACCTCGATGGCGCAGCTTGAAGAGGCGCTGGATGCACTGGAGGTGACCTGGACCGATGAGATGCAGGAAGCGGTGGACGACCTGCACCAGAAGATCGGAAATCCCAGTTTCTGA
- a CDS encoding L,D-transpeptidase: protein MSHTHPTCATARAARLFLLMLLPMFTAACSVTAPRSNIPTADVPGPMLSYYQDMYSEIEDNGIVIPAVDVTKMDRKYLRQMVDYPTSQPVGTIVVDPENRFLYLVMESGKAMRYGIGVAKAGLEYQGDGVIGRKAEWPNWAPTLAMIEREPERYRPLAVGMLGGLANPLGARALYLYKNGKDTLYRIHGTTEPWSIGRSVSSGCIRLLNHDIIDLYKRVPRGARMVVLGSGQPQPGTV from the coding sequence TTGTCTCACACGCATCCCACCTGTGCCACGGCACGTGCAGCACGGCTGTTCCTGCTCATGCTCCTGCCCATGTTCACGGCGGCGTGCTCTGTCACCGCGCCCCGCAGCAACATTCCCACGGCAGATGTGCCCGGCCCCATGCTCTCCTACTATCAGGACATGTATAGCGAGATTGAGGACAACGGCATCGTCATCCCCGCGGTGGACGTGACCAAAATGGACCGAAAATACCTGCGCCAAATGGTCGATTATCCGACGAGTCAGCCGGTCGGAACGATCGTCGTGGACCCCGAGAACCGATTTCTCTATCTGGTCATGGAGAGCGGCAAGGCAATGCGCTACGGCATTGGCGTGGCAAAGGCAGGACTGGAGTATCAGGGCGATGGCGTGATCGGTCGCAAGGCCGAATGGCCGAACTGGGCGCCAACCCTTGCCATGATAGAGCGTGAACCCGAGCGGTATCGCCCGCTCGCCGTGGGCATGCTGGGTGGCCTTGCAAACCCACTGGGCGCCCGCGCGCTCTACCTCTACAAGAACGGCAAGGACACGCTCTACCGCATTCACGGGACAACCGAACCTTGGTCGATCGGCAGATCAGTGTCCTCGGGCTGTATCCGCCTCCTCAATCACGACATCATCGATCTGTACAAACGCGTTCCACGCGGAGCACGCATGGTGGTGCTGGGCAGCGGTCAGCCGCAGCCCGGCACGGTCTGA
- a CDS encoding GH25 family lysozyme, which yields MRIPAFLRPVVFSLALAGCTGGPSIETALKVDPPSPEITSSIVRPDVGVPEGAVEKAETRHLSDAGMTAIAESDRVSAPAFEQVAMVAPPKPTLRPKSSSTGKVYRSRFGDAHPINFGKVTPKHHAVHGVDVSRWQGDIDWVKLRSRGANFAYIKATDGVDHLDPMFKKNWNGAAKAGIRRGAYHFFFWCRKASDQAEWFIRNVPKVKGALPPVLDVEWNHQSSCKWKPSRAEVLEKMQVFLDRLERHYGQRPIIYTAPDFYKDNLKGAFPNHPFWLRAVAEHPSKVYPGRDWVFWQYSGSGLSQGVNGKIDLNVFHGDESAWWRWVGKVAG from the coding sequence ATGCGTATCCCTGCGTTCCTTCGACCTGTCGTTTTTTCACTCGCTTTGGCTGGCTGCACGGGTGGCCCCAGCATCGAAACAGCACTCAAGGTTGATCCGCCTTCGCCGGAAATCACAAGCTCCATTGTCCGACCGGATGTCGGTGTGCCGGAAGGGGCCGTGGAAAAGGCCGAAACCAGGCATCTCAGTGACGCCGGAATGACCGCGATTGCGGAAAGTGACCGCGTGTCCGCCCCGGCGTTCGAGCAGGTGGCGATGGTTGCGCCACCCAAGCCGACCCTACGTCCCAAAAGCTCCTCGACCGGCAAGGTCTATCGCAGCCGGTTCGGTGATGCGCATCCGATCAATTTCGGCAAGGTGACACCAAAACATCATGCGGTGCACGGCGTTGACGTTTCGCGCTGGCAGGGTGACATCGACTGGGTGAAGCTGCGCTCGCGCGGCGCGAATTTCGCCTATATCAAGGCGACGGACGGTGTCGATCACCTTGATCCGATGTTCAAGAAAAACTGGAACGGAGCCGCAAAGGCGGGCATTCGCCGCGGGGCATACCACTTCTTTTTCTGGTGCCGGAAGGCATCCGATCAGGCCGAGTGGTTCATTCGCAATGTGCCCAAGGTGAAGGGCGCGCTGCCGCCGGTTCTGGATGTGGAGTGGAACCACCAGTCGAGCTGCAAGTGGAAACCGTCGCGCGCGGAAGTTCTGGAGAAGATGCAGGTCTTCCTCGACCGGCTGGAGCGCCATTATGGCCAACGTCCCATCATCTACACCGCACCGGATTTCTACAAAGACAATCTGAAGGGGGCGTTCCCGAACCATCCCTTCTGGCTGCGTGCCGTGGCCGAGCATCCCTCGAAGGTTTATCCGGGCCGTGACTGGGTGTTCTGGCAGTATTCGGGATCGGGCCTGAGCCAGGGCGTGAACGGGAAGATTGATCTCAACGTTTTCCACGGCGACGAGAGCGCCTGGTGGCGCTGGGTGGGGAAAGTGGCGGGCTGA
- a CDS encoding prolipoprotein diacylglyceryl transferase family protein — translation MNAVSLGPLVLAADRFAVVLAIFAFLIVTGIMARRVDERFNAWSWWAFLGGIIGARLGHVLINLESFAPDPLRIFALWQGGFYWPTGAAAVIVSLLVMLPTGRQRLWAVLPLALSLIVWNTTWQLTGGTDPLAVPDQAFETLEGNGYRLEEHKGTPQVVNLWATWCPPCRREMPMMADIAASTDGVTFVFANQGEGRTAIQRYLAASGLSLDTILVDQFSDLSRFYSAPGLPATLFIDADGVLQHAHLGEISREVLVEKIEDLKTSISPSGDTRP, via the coding sequence ATGAACGCCGTTTCTCTCGGGCCGCTCGTCCTTGCGGCAGACCGCTTCGCGGTCGTGCTCGCCATCTTTGCCTTCCTCATCGTCACCGGCATCATGGCGCGCAGGGTGGACGAACGCTTCAATGCCTGGTCCTGGTGGGCGTTTCTCGGCGGCATCATCGGCGCGCGCCTCGGTCATGTGCTCATCAACTTGGAAAGTTTCGCGCCCGACCCGCTGCGCATTTTTGCGCTCTGGCAGGGCGGCTTCTACTGGCCAACAGGCGCGGCCGCCGTTATCGTCAGCCTGCTTGTCATGCTGCCCACAGGCCGCCAGCGCCTCTGGGCGGTCCTGCCGCTCGCCCTCTCCCTCATCGTCTGGAACACGACATGGCAGCTCACCGGCGGCACCGACCCGCTCGCCGTCCCGGATCAGGCGTTTGAAACGCTGGAGGGCAATGGCTACCGCCTCGAAGAGCACAAGGGCACGCCGCAGGTGGTCAATCTGTGGGCGACGTGGTGCCCGCCCTGCCGGCGTGAAATGCCCATGATGGCCGACATCGCCGCCTCGACGGACGGCGTCACCTTCGTCTTCGCCAATCAGGGCGAAGGCCGCACCGCCATCCAGCGCTATCTCGCCGCCTCCGGCCTCTCGCTCGACACGATACTTGTCGACCAGTTCAGCGATCTGTCGCGCTTCTACAGCGCACCCGGACTGCCCGCCACGCTGTTCATCGACGCCGACGGCGTCCTGCAACACGCACATCTGGGCGAAATCTCACGCGAGGTGCTCGTCGAAAAGATCGAGGACCTCAAAACCAGCATCAGCCCATCAGGAGACACAAGGCCATGA
- the dsbD gene encoding protein-disulfide reductase DsbD, whose product MKKILLALAAFLFVSLMPAPETAMAQSSRPLPVEDAFSLAVKRTQDGTLALNWQIAEGYYLYRDHIGASQDGAELPLETGPGIRKDDPTFGLSEVYYDEASARLSQQVFGTFDITFQGCQDGGICYAPETRRVNALTLAVIKPQPPQATAPVEWVTEEAPAATAPAASEDTGFALAEDDGLIQSLLGRGGVFLVLVSFPLFGLLLAFTPCVFPMYPIMAGALAREGDRLTAWRGFELSSIYVIALASAFALLGAAAGWSGQNLQLVLQSPVTIGILSALFAILALSMFGLFELQLPTAWTSWVANRTGGVGGSRRSAAILGFSSALIVGPCVTVPLAGALLYIAQTADVALGAAALFALGIGKGIPLIIMGTLGGKALPRAGAWMESVKRVFGFGFLATAIWTATPLLPAGLDLALWSALLIAIASFAFSAKITETTPLAAIRSVGALSLIYGIILMLGAASGGTDPLKPLARIAERSEASAPARELVFGQTGSIPELKAQLASAGGAPTLVYFTADWCVTCRVIERSVLPDTGVINSLDGFQLIKADLSDFNDENGALMKALEVAGPPTMLFFNAAGREVAGTRLIGSISVKKLIGSAKTAEAL is encoded by the coding sequence ATGAAGAAAATCCTGCTCGCACTTGCGGCTTTCCTTTTTGTCAGCCTCATGCCTGCCCCCGAAACCGCGATGGCCCAGAGCTCCAGACCACTGCCCGTCGAAGATGCCTTCTCGCTTGCGGTAAAACGCACGCAAGACGGCACGCTGGCCCTCAACTGGCAGATCGCCGAAGGCTATTACCTCTATCGCGATCACATCGGCGCGTCGCAGGACGGCGCGGAACTGCCGCTCGAAACCGGCCCCGGCATCCGCAAGGACGACCCCACATTCGGCCTCTCCGAAGTCTATTACGACGAGGCGAGCGCGCGTCTTTCCCAACAGGTCTTCGGCACATTCGACATCACATTTCAGGGCTGTCAGGACGGCGGTATCTGCTACGCACCCGAAACCCGGCGGGTAAACGCCCTTACGCTTGCCGTCATCAAGCCGCAGCCGCCGCAGGCCACAGCGCCCGTGGAATGGGTCACGGAAGAGGCGCCTGCCGCAACGGCACCCGCCGCCAGCGAAGACACCGGTTTCGCACTTGCCGAAGATGACGGGCTCATCCAGTCGCTGCTTGGCCGTGGCGGTGTTTTTCTCGTTCTCGTCAGCTTCCCGCTTTTTGGCCTGCTTCTCGCCTTCACCCCTTGCGTCTTTCCCATGTACCCGATCATGGCCGGCGCGCTGGCGCGCGAAGGAGACCGTCTCACCGCATGGCGCGGCTTCGAGCTGTCCTCGATCTATGTGATCGCGCTGGCCTCGGCCTTCGCGCTTTTGGGCGCTGCCGCCGGCTGGTCCGGTCAGAACCTACAGCTCGTTCTGCAGTCGCCCGTCACGATTGGCATCCTGTCTGCGCTCTTTGCCATTCTCGCGCTGTCCATGTTCGGCCTGTTCGAGCTGCAATTGCCCACCGCATGGACAAGCTGGGTGGCAAACCGCACGGGCGGCGTTGGCGGCTCACGCCGCTCCGCCGCCATTCTCGGCTTCTCGTCCGCCCTCATCGTCGGCCCCTGCGTCACCGTTCCGCTTGCCGGCGCACTCCTCTACATCGCCCAAACCGCGGATGTGGCTTTGGGGGCGGCAGCGCTTTTCGCCCTTGGCATCGGCAAGGGCATTCCGCTCATCATCATGGGCACGCTTGGCGGCAAGGCCCTGCCGCGCGCCGGCGCATGGATGGAAAGCGTCAAGCGCGTGTTCGGCTTCGGCTTCCTGGCCACCGCCATATGGACGGCAACGCCGCTTTTGCCTGCCGGCCTCGATCTCGCGCTCTGGTCCGCCCTTCTCATCGCCATCGCAAGCTTTGCCTTCAGCGCAAAGATCACCGAGACGACGCCGCTCGCCGCCATCCGCTCGGTTGGCGCGCTGTCGCTCATCTACGGCATCATCCTGATGCTGGGAGCCGCGTCCGGCGGTACCGATCCGCTCAAGCCGCTGGCCCGGATCGCAGAGCGCAGCGAGGCATCCGCCCCCGCTCGCGAACTCGTTTTTGGACAAACCGGCTCGATTCCCGAGCTCAAGGCGCAGCTCGCCAGCGCCGGCGGCGCGCCCACCCTCGTCTATTTCACCGCCGACTGGTGCGTCACCTGCCGCGTCATCGAGCGCTCCGTCCTGCCGGATACCGGCGTCATCAACAGTCTCGACGGTTTCCAGCTCATCAAGGCCGACCTGTCGGATTTCAACGACGAGAACGGTGCCCTCATGAAAGCCCTTGAAGTGGCAGGCCCTCCCACCATGCTCTTCTTCAACGCCGCAGGCCGCGAAGTTGCCGGCACCCGCCTCATTGGCTCCATTTCGGTGAAAAAACTGATCGGCTCGGCCAAAACCGCAGAGGCGCTCTGA